The following coding sequences are from one Nicotiana tabacum cultivar K326 chromosome 1, ASM71507v2, whole genome shotgun sequence window:
- the LOC107805712 gene encoding protein P21 — protein sequence MKMGIFKSMLIFPFFLIANFLLFTHSDATTFDVRNNCPYTVWAASVPVGGGRQLDSGQTWTIDVPAGTQGARIWARTGCNFDGSGHGKCETGDCNGLLQCQAYVIPPNTLAEYGLKQFNDLDFFDISLVDGFNVPMDFSPTFNGVTRGIRCTVDINGQCSNQLRAPGGYNNPCTIFKTDNYCCNYGNCGPTEFSKFFKDRCPDAYSYPKDDQTSTFACPTGTNYRVVFCP from the coding sequence ATGAAAATGGGCATTTTCAAATCCATgttaattttccctttttttctcatTGCTAATTTCCTCCTCTTCACTCACTCTGATGCAACCACATTTGATGTTCGAAACAATTGTCCTTACACAGTTTGGGCTGCCTCTGTGCCAGTGGGTGGTGGTCGCCAGCTCGACTCTGGTCAAACCTGGACAATCGACGTGCCAGCTGGCACGCAAGGAGCCCGTATTTGGGCCCGAACTGGTTGCAATTTCGATGGTTCGGGCCACGGTAAGTGTGAGACTGGAGATTGCAATGGTCTTCTCCAGTGTCAAGCTTATGTGATACCCCCAAACACTTTAGCTGAATATGGCTTAAAACAATTTAATGATCTTGATTTTTTCGACATCTCTCTCGTCGATGGATTCAACGTACCGATGGACTTTAGCCCCACCTTCAATGGGGTCACCCGTGGTATTAGGTGCACTGTTGATATTAATGGACAATGTTCGAACCAATTACGAGCTCCTGGTGGGTATAATAATCCTTGTACCATTTTCAAGACTGATAATTATTGTTGTAATTATGGAAATTGTGGCCCAACTGAATTTTCGAAGTTTTTTAAGGATAGGTGTCCTGATGCCTATAGTTACCCTAAGGATGATCAAACTAGCACTTTTGCTTGTCCTACAGGAACCAACTATAGAGTGGTTTTCTGCCCATAA
- the LOC142179422 gene encoding uncharacterized protein LOC142179422 — protein sequence MRDVELIPDFRGWVDSILKIAPKDQRTWKSISSLHGWKVKTHGFGVRGMTAEVAMAIRMSANASLDLNKARASLPKRKAIGESSENEEEEDTSLIAKPRVRRRVINSDEIEDTPDQTSSTEPVLIHSDEDTVPKDTNELTQRLFDSGFESGELGPVFDEAPISSFVPISSIPLPVSTAPASVPVSVSSSSPSIPSLTITAPAVVFSFSTTPPSMALPPFVQHTEAGSSSRTMAMRSVTLEVPANHSLLRKTGKADVWLEPLIGDIEKKKMESHNCLTLMNDIVHSTLKANLIGTELMGRISLLERKTHESEKSIHEAEDIARGAQLEAANWKEQFENAQGTIEELQESRNLLEQQKRGLTSELATAKASSSQFKRDKELLECSMSEQLSKASEEVRELKALLAKKEEYAGELVQSLTQAQADLHTSSDEIRALKNSLASLEASLDSHLDEHQILKNDLAMWEREYGLLEENFNIEVSWAFLKSRRDALMEAA from the exons atgcgAGATGTGGAACTTATTCCTgacttccgtggttgggtagattcaatTTTGAAGATTGCTCCTAAGGatcaaagaacttggaaatcaatttcttctttaCATGGCTGGAAGGTGAAAACACATG GATTTGGTGTTAGAGGAATGACagctgaagtagctatggccattcgcatgtctgctAATGCTTcacttgatttgaacaaagctCGAGCTTCGCTTCCCAAAAGGAAAGCTATAGGAGAAAGTTCTGagaatgaggaagaggaagatacCTCTTTAATTGCCAAGCCAAGAGTTAGGAGACGAGTCATTAATAGTGATGAAATTGAGGATACCCCTGATCAAACTTCgtccaccgagcctgttttgattcattctgacgaggACACCGTGCCAAAAGATACTAATGAATTAACTCAGCGTCTTTTTGATAGTGGTTTTGAGAGTGGCGAGCTCggccctgtttttgatgaagctcctaTCTCCTCATtcgttcctatttcctccattcctttGCCAGTTTCAACTGCACCTGCTTCCGTTCCTGTGTCAgtttcttcatcttctccttccatCCCTTCTTTGACTATTACGGCTCCTGCTGTTGTGTTTTCCTTTTCTACTACTCCTCCTTCCATGGCTCTTCCTCCCTTCGTTCAGCATACAGAGGCGGGTTCTAGCAGTAGAACCATggctatgagaagtgttactcttgAAGTTCCTGCCAACCATAGCCTTTTGAGAAAGACTGGTAAAGCTGATGTTTGGCTCGAGCCTCTAATCGgtgatattgagaagaagaagatggagagccacaACTGCCtgactctgatgaatgacatagttcattctactttgaag gctaaccttattggtaccgaattgatgggaagaatttcccttctggaaagaaAAACCCATGAGTCTGAAAAATCCATCCATGAGGCCGAGGATATAGCCaggggagcccagcttgaagcagctaattggaaagaacagtttgagaatgctcaggggaccatagaggagttgcaagaaagtagaaatctcctggagcagcaaaagcgtGGTTTGACTTCTGAACTAGCGActgccaaggcttcttcaagccaatttaaAAGAGATAAAGAGCTTTTGGAGTGCTCAatgtcagaacaattatcaaaggctagtgaagaagtcagggagcttaaggcacttttagccaagaaagaagaatatgcaggagaattagtgcaaagcttgactcaagctcaagctGACTTACATACCTCCTCTGACGAGATTCGAGCTTTGAAGAACTCTCTtgcctcccttgaagcttcccttgattcccatttagatGAACATCAAATATTGAAgaatgatcttgctatgtgggaaagggagtatggacttctggaggagaacttcaatatagaggtgagttgggctttcctgaaaTCTCGCCGTGATGCTCTTATGGAAGCTGCTTAG